One window of the Chitinispirillum alkaliphilum genome contains the following:
- a CDS encoding desulfoferrodoxin, which yields MIRKKSIYKCGVCGNVVESLWNGKPSIVCCGQEMNELVANTVDAAVEKHVPVIEREGKKVTVKVGEAAHPMTSEHYILFVELLVGEDKVLRHDFKEGDTVAEAVFFVEEGVPVKAREFCNLHGLWATA from the coding sequence ATGATCAGGAAAAAAAGTATCTACAAGTGTGGTGTTTGTGGGAATGTCGTGGAATCGCTGTGGAATGGAAAACCCAGTATCGTATGTTGTGGCCAGGAGATGAATGAGCTTGTCGCCAATACTGTCGATGCTGCAGTGGAAAAGCATGTTCCTGTAATTGAACGGGAAGGTAAAAAAGTTACTGTGAAGGTGGGTGAAGCAGCTCATCCTATGACAAGTGAACACTACATCCTTTTTGTGGAACTTTTAGTCGGAGAAGACAAGGTTCTCAGACACGATTTTAAAGAGGGTGATACAGTTGCTGAGGCGGTCTTTTTTGTTGAGGAGGGAGTCCCCGTTAAAGCGAGGGAATTTTGTAATCTTCATGGACTTTGGGCAACGGCATAG
- a CDS encoding GntR family transcriptional regulator, protein MNRVPNRVSSACTNVLQYEPVINYFLYYLHKLSARKVIMVKFSSSAQNMRSSEIRRLMKLAADPSIISFAGGMPANSLFPVEMVDNICNSLSREEKQRAMQYCPTEGYPPLVKEIKEYLVSKGFDLSGQELIVTTGAQQAISVMGKVMLDPGDVVITEFPSFIGALAAFKSYGAVTVGASMDSEGIIISELEELLEKYGEKVKMVYLNPYFHNPAGIIYSESRKKALIELLKNKDICLLEDDPYGELYFDSKDQFLTRPMKTLLKDDSVPICYAGSLAKIFGPGIRLGWLLAPAQIADKCQLAKQSMDACSSTYTQVLAAKFFSEKKLQEYLTTLRPVYARRAQIMLDGLEKNMPEGVKWTTPKGGFYVWVTLPENINSSDVFNKSIEGGAAFVVGSAFDPEGERNNCFRLAFSHTPEDKIADGVRIVADAVRACM, encoded by the coding sequence TTGAACAGAGTACCAAACAGAGTCAGTTCTGCCTGCACGAATGTTTTACAATACGAGCCTGTAATCAACTATTTTCTCTATTATTTACACAAACTTTCAGCCAGAAAGGTTATCATGGTTAAGTTTTCAAGCAGTGCTCAAAATATGCGTTCATCAGAGATCCGCAGATTGATGAAGCTGGCAGCAGACCCCTCCATAATATCTTTTGCAGGAGGAATGCCTGCGAATTCGTTGTTTCCGGTTGAAATGGTTGATAACATTTGCAACTCCCTTTCACGTGAAGAAAAGCAACGTGCAATGCAGTATTGCCCTACAGAGGGATATCCGCCACTGGTAAAGGAGATAAAGGAGTATCTCGTTTCAAAGGGATTTGATCTATCCGGACAAGAGTTAATTGTAACCACAGGAGCCCAGCAAGCGATAAGTGTTATGGGCAAAGTGATGCTTGACCCGGGAGATGTTGTAATAACGGAATTCCCCAGTTTTATCGGTGCACTCGCTGCATTCAAGTCATACGGTGCTGTAACAGTTGGTGCTTCAATGGATTCAGAAGGCATTATCATCTCCGAACTGGAAGAATTGCTTGAAAAGTATGGCGAGAAGGTGAAAATGGTTTATCTTAACCCATATTTTCATAACCCTGCAGGAATCATTTACAGCGAGAGTCGCAAAAAAGCATTGATCGAGCTTTTGAAAAACAAGGATATATGCCTTTTGGAGGATGACCCTTATGGAGAACTCTATTTTGATTCGAAAGATCAATTTCTGACACGCCCGATGAAAACGTTGCTTAAGGACGACTCGGTTCCAATTTGCTATGCAGGTTCTTTGGCCAAGATTTTCGGTCCGGGGATACGTTTGGGATGGTTACTTGCGCCAGCTCAGATAGCTGACAAATGCCAACTTGCCAAGCAGTCAATGGATGCCTGTTCCTCAACATACACTCAGGTGTTGGCCGCAAAATTCTTTTCAGAAAAGAAACTTCAGGAGTATCTGACCACTCTGCGCCCGGTTTATGCCAGAAGAGCTCAGATCATGCTTGACGGTCTCGAAAAGAATATGCCCGAAGGGGTAAAATGGACTACACCGAAAGGAGGATTTTATGTCTGGGTAACGTTACCGGAAAACATAAATTCTTCTGATGTGTTCAATAAATCGATAGAGGGCGGTGCTGCGTTTGTGGTTGGAAGCGCCTTTGATCCCGAAGGGGAAAGAAACAACTGTTTTCGACTGGCTTTCTCACATACTCCGGAAGACAAAATTGCAGATGGAGTCAGGATTGTAGCGGATGCAGTGCGTGCTTGTATGTAA